The DNA region GCCACCGTGCTGTCGATCATCGCGAGCGTGCTCGCGGCCTACGCGATCGTGCGGCTGCGCTACAAGGGCGCCAACGTCGTCGGCGGCCTGATCTTCCTGGCCTATCTGGTGCCGCCGTCGATCCTGTTCATTCCGCTCGCCACCGTCGTGTTCCAGTACGGCCTGTTCGACTCGCCGATGGCGCTGATCCTGACCTATCCGACGATCCTGATCCCGTTCTCGACCTGGCTTCTGATGGGCTATTTCAAGACCATCCCGTTCGAGCTCGAGGAGTGCGCGCTGATCGACGGCGCCAGTCGCTGGCAGATCCTGATCAAGATCGTGCTGCCGCTTGCCATTCCCGGCCTGATCTCGGCCTTCATCTTCTGCTTCACGCTGTGCTGGAACGAGTTCATCTACGCGCTGACGTTCCTGCAATCGACCCCGAACAAGACCGTGCCGGTCGCCATCGTCAACGAATTCGTTGACGGTGACATCTATCGCTGGGGTTCCCTGATGGCAGGGGCGCTATGCGGCTCGCTGCCGCTGGTTATTCTTTACGCCTTCTTCGTTGAGCATTATGTCTCGGCGATGACGGGTGCCGTGAAGGAATAAGCGCGCAAGGCCCGCAGCTGAATTCGAACAAGAGAAGAAAAGGAGCAGGGTCGTGCACATTCTGATTCTGGGCGCCGCCGGCATGGTCGGCCGCAAGCTGACCGAGCGTTTGCTGCGCGAGGGCCGTCTCGGCAAGCAGGACATCAGCAGGATGACCTTGCAGGACGTGGTCGCGCCGGCCAAGCCCGCCAACGCCTCGGTCCCGGTCAATGTCGTCGCATCCGATTTTGCCGATGCCGGCGCCGCGGCGCCCCTGATCGCCGAGCGCCCGGACGTGATCTTCCATCTCGCCGCAATCGTCTCGGGCGAGGCGGAGGCCGAGTTCGACAAGGGCTACCGGATCAATCTCGACGGCACCCGCTACCTGATCGACGCGATCCGCGCCGTGGGTGGCGGCTACAAGCCGCGGCTGGTGTTCACCTCCTCGATCGCGGTGTTCGGCGCGCCGTTCCCCGAGAAGATCGGCGACGAGTTCTTCCATACGCCGCTGACGAGCTACGGCACGCAGAAGTCGATCTGCGAGCTGCTGATCAACGATTACACCCGCAAGGGCCTGCTCGACGGGATATCGATCCGCCTGCCGACGATCTGCGTGCGGCCGGGCAAGCCGAACAAGGCGGCGTCCGGTTTCTTCTCCAACATCATCCGCGAGCCGCTGGCGGGCGAGGAGGCGGTGCTGCCGGTGTCCGAGGACGTGCGGCACTGGCACGCCTCGCCGAAATCGGCGGTCGGCTTCCTGGTCCATGCCGGCACGATGGATCTCAACGCGATCGGGCCGCGGCGCAATCTCAGCATGCCCGGGATGTCCGTCAGCGTCGGCGAGCAGATCGCGTCGCTGGAGCGCGTTGCCGGCAAGAACGTCACCGCGCGGATCAAGCGGGTGCCAGATCCGACCATCATCGGCATCGTCTCGGGCTGGCCGCGCGATTTCGTCACCGACCGCGCGCTGAAACTCGGCTTCACGACGGCCGAAAAGACGTTCGACGACATCATCCGCATCCACATCGAGGACGAGCTGGGCGGCAAGTTCGCCGCCTAGCTCCGCTCAGGCACGCGGGTCTTGGTATGACCAGGGTCGCCAGCATCGGCGAATGCATGATCGAGCTGCGCCAGGCTCCGGGCGGTCAGCCCGGAGGCCTGTATTCGCGCTCCTATGGCGGCGACACGCTCAACACCGCCGTCTATCTGTCCCGGCTCGGCGTCCACATCGATTACATCACGGCGCTCGGCGATGATGCGCTGAGCGATGAGATGATCGCGGGCTGGGCGAGCGAAGGCATCGGCACCAAGCATGTCGCGCGATTGGCAGGCAAGCTGCCGGGGCTCTATCTGATCCAGACCGACGACAAAGGCGAGCGGTGCTTCTTCCACTGGCGCGAGAGCGCCGCGGCGCGCGAGCTGATGGATTTGCCCGAGACGGACGACATCCTCAACTCGCTTGCGACCTACGACATCGTCTATCTCTCGGCGATCACGCTCTCGATCCTGCGCGAGGACGGACGCGAGCGGCTGATGGCGGCGCTCAAGCGCGCGCGGCTGCTGGGCACGCGCTTTGCGTTCGACACCAATTTCCGCGCCCGCGGCTGGCCGGACCTGGCTCTTGCACGGAAGGTCTTCAGCAGCGCATTCGAGACCGCCGATATTGTGCTTGCCTCGACGGAAGATCTGGCGCCGCTTTATCCCGGCGAGAGCAACACGGCGTTGCTCGCCGGCATCTCGAGCCCCGAGGTCGTGCTGAAGCTCGCCGAGCCCGCCTGCATCGTGCGTTCGGCCGGGGGAACGCGCGAGGTGAGAGCGGAGCCGCTGCCGAAGCCGGTGGTCGATACCACGGCGGCCGGCGACAGTTTTGCCGCGGCCTATCTCGCCGCGCGGCTCGGCGGCGCCGAGCCCGGGGAGGCGGCACGCGCCGGCCATCGTCTGGCCGGGGTCGTGGTGTGCTATCCCGGTGCGATCATTCCGCGCTATGCCATGCCGCCGAAGAAGGCGCCTCGTCCCCCACCATCCCGCAAGGCCTCGCAATGACAACGACATCGAAGCAGGACCGGATCGCCGAGCTGATCCGCCAGGCCACCGTGATCCCGGTGCTGACCATCGAGCGGCTGGCCGACGCGGTCCCGCTCGCCAAGGCGCTGGTCGCGGGCGGCGTGCGGACGCTCGAGGTGACGCTGCGTACGGCGGTTGCGGTCGATGCTGCCAAGGCCATCATCGCCGAGGTGCCCGATGCGGTGGTCGGGATCGGCACGATCCTCAATGCCGACGATCTGGCGCGCGCCGAGGCGCTCGGCGCCAAATTCGGCATCAGCCCGGGCGCGACGCCCGAATTGTTGAAGGCGGTCGCTGCCAGCGGGCTGCCTTTCGCGCCGGGGATCGCAACCGCGTCGGAGTTGATGCAGGCACTGGCGCACGGCTTCGACGTCGTCAAATTCTTCCCCGCGGAGCAGGCTGGCGGTATCAAGGCACTGCGCGCGTTGGCCGGTCCATTCCCCAACGTCAGGGTCTGCCCGACCGGCGGTATCGGTGAGGCGAATGCGGCGATCTGGCTCGCCGAGCCCAATGTGCTGGCGGTCGGTGGTTCCTGGCTGTGCCCGGCGGCCGATATCCGCGCCAGCAACTGGGCGGGCATAACCGCCATGTGCGCGAAGGCGATGAAAACGCTGAAAGCCGGCTAGAACTCCGTTCCGATAGGAACGGGGTTCTAGATTCTGGTTTTGACGCGTTTTCTTTACACGAACCGGTATCCACTTCGCTCGAAAACGCTCTCGAGATACGCTACATAACTCCCGAACAGGAACAGGGAGATACGGCCATGACAGCAGCCAGCATTGTGGGTTGGGCGCACACGCCATTCGGAAAGTTTGACGCGGAGACCGTCGAGGGCCTCGTCGTCAAGGTCGCCAACGAGGCGCTCGCCGATGCCGGCATTGCCGCATCCGACGTCGACGAGATCATGCTCGGCCATTTCAACGCCGGCTTCTCGCCGCAGGATTTTACGGCGTCACTGGTGCTGCAGGCCAATCCGGCGCTGCGCTTCAAGCCGACCACCCGCGTCGAGAACGCCTGCGCCACCGGATCGGCCGCCGTGCACCAGGGCATTCGTGCCATCGAGGCGGGCGCTGCGAAGATCGTGCTGGTCGTCGGCGTCGAGCAGATGACGAAGACGCCGGGCCCGGAGATCGGCAAGAACCTCCTGAAGGCGTCGTATCTGCCTGAGGACGGCGACACGGTCGGCGGCTTCGCCGGCGTGTTCGGCAAGATCGCGCAGGCTTATTTCCAGAAATACGGCGACCAGTCGGATGCGCTGGCGATGATCGCCGCCAAGAACCACAAGAACGGCGTCGCCAACCCCTACGCTCAGATGCGCAAGGATTTCGGCTTCGAGTTCTGCCGCGCCGAGAGCGACAAGAACCCGTTCGTCGCCGGTCCCTTGAAGCGCACCGATTGCTCGCTGGTGTCGGACGGCGCCGCCGCGCTGGTGCTGACCGATGCCGAGACCGCCAAGACCATGGGCAAGGCGGTGAACATCCGGGCCACTGCCCATGCGCAGGATTTCCTGCCGATGTCCAAGCGCGACATCCTGCAGTTCGAAGGCTGCACTGTTGCCTGGCAGCGCGCGCTGCAGAAGGCTGGACTGCAGCTCTCCGATCTCTCCTTCGTCGAGACCCACGACTGCTTCACGGTCGCCGAGCTGATCGAATATGAAGCGATGGGCCTGACGCCGAAGGGGCAGGGGGCGCGCGCGATCATGGAAGGCTGGACCCAGAAGGATGGCAAGCTGCCGGTCAATCCGTCCGGCGGCCTCAAGGCCAAGGGCCATCCAATCGGCGCCACCGGCGTTTCCATGCACGTGATGAGCGCAATGCAGCTCGCCGGGCAGGCGCCCGAGGGCATGCAGCTCAAGAACCCGCAGATCGGCGGCATCTTCAACATGGGCGGCGCTGCGGTCGCCAATTACGTCTCGATCCTCGAGCCGGCGAAGTAGCTTGAACATTGCCGAATGGCTGGCGGCGACGGCACGGGCGCGTCCCGATGCGCCGGCGCTGCTGACCGGGTTCGACCTCGACGCTGACTATGCAACCTTTGCCCGCCGCGCCGCGTCGATCGGGGCGACGCTGGCGCGCGATCACGGCATTGCCGCTGGCGACCGCATCGCGCTGTTTGCCGGCAATTGCACGCAATATCTCGAATGCCTCTATGGCATCTGGTGGATCGGCGCCGCGGCGATCCCGATCAACGCCAAGCTGCACGGCCGCGAGGCGGCATGGATCTGCGGCAATGGCGGCGCCAAACTGGCTTTCGTGTCCGACGACACGATCGGTGCGCTGCTTGAGGCGAAGGACGACTGCCCCGCCGGCATGACCATGCTGTCGGTCGATAGCGACGCTTACAAGGCGATGCGAAGCGGCGAGGGGCCAGCTGCGCCATTGCCGCGCGAAAGCAACGATCTTGCCTGGCTGTTCTACACCTCGGGCACCACGGGTCGTCCCAAGGGGGTGATGCTCAGCCACGGCAATCTGGTTGCGATGTCGCTGTGCTATCTCGCCGACGTCGACGCGGCGACGCCGAACGATGCCTCGCTTTATGCGGCGCCGATCTCGCATGGCGCCGGCCTCTATAATTTCCCGCATGTTCGGATGGGCGGCCGGCACGTCGTTCCTGAGTCCGGCGGATTCGATCCGGACGAGGTGCTCAACCTCGGCCGCCAGCTCGACAATGTCGTGGTGTTCGCGGCGCCCACCATGGTGCGCCGTTTGGTCGATGCCGCCAAGAAGCGCGGCGAGAACGGCGAGGGACTGCGCACCATCATCTATGGCGGCGGGCCGATGTACACCGCCGACATCACCGATGCGATCGCGACCATGGGGCAGCGCTTCGTGCAGATCTATGGCCAGGGCGAGTCCCCGATGACGATCACGGCGCTGTCGCGCGACTGGCACCGCGCGAGCAATCATCCGCGCTATCTCGAACGGCTGGCTTCGGTCGGCACCGCGCAGAGCGTCGTCACCGTGCGCATCACCGACAAGGACGGCAAGCTGCTGCCCGCAGGCGAGACCGGCGAGATCGAGGTCAAGGGTGCGACCGTGATGCTCGGCTACTGGAACAATCCGAAAGCCAATGCCGAGACGCTGAAGGGCGGCTGGCTGCGCACCGGCGATGTCGGCCGGCTCGATGCCGACGGCTTCCTGACGCTGTCCGACCGTTCCAAGGACGTGATCATCTCCGGCGGCACCAATATCTATCCGCGCGAGGTCGAGGAAGCGCTGCTGACGCATCCTGATGTCCGCGAGGTCTCGGCGATTGGTGTGCCAGATCCGGAATGGGGCGAGATCGTCGTCGCCTGCATCGTGCTCAAGGACGGCGCCGCCGCCGACGACGGCAGGCTCG from Bradyrhizobium sp. B124 includes:
- a CDS encoding carbohydrate ABC transporter permease yields the protein MTDLPAPKVDLKSILSTPARVDNSEGMSYLQSVPRRIVTLYIPLSIIVIILLFPFYWMGLTAIKPDDQLLDLDKYNPFWTWNPTFKHIHKLLFESYYPHWLWNTMYVAIGATVLSIIASVLAAYAIVRLRYKGANVVGGLIFLAYLVPPSILFIPLATVVFQYGLFDSPMALILTYPTILIPFSTWLLMGYFKTIPFELEECALIDGASRWQILIKIVLPLAIPGLISAFIFCFTLCWNEFIYALTFLQSTPNKTVPVAIVNEFVDGDIYRWGSLMAGALCGSLPLVILYAFFVEHYVSAMTGAVKE
- the denD gene encoding D-erythronate dehydrogenase, with translation MHILILGAAGMVGRKLTERLLREGRLGKQDISRMTLQDVVAPAKPANASVPVNVVASDFADAGAAAPLIAERPDVIFHLAAIVSGEAEAEFDKGYRINLDGTRYLIDAIRAVGGGYKPRLVFTSSIAVFGAPFPEKIGDEFFHTPLTSYGTQKSICELLINDYTRKGLLDGISIRLPTICVRPGKPNKAASGFFSNIIREPLAGEEAVLPVSEDVRHWHASPKSAVGFLVHAGTMDLNAIGPRRNLSMPGMSVSVGEQIASLERVAGKNVTARIKRVPDPTIIGIVSGWPRDFVTDRALKLGFTTAEKTFDDIIRIHIEDELGGKFAA
- a CDS encoding sugar kinase, which produces MTRVASIGECMIELRQAPGGQPGGLYSRSYGGDTLNTAVYLSRLGVHIDYITALGDDALSDEMIAGWASEGIGTKHVARLAGKLPGLYLIQTDDKGERCFFHWRESAAARELMDLPETDDILNSLATYDIVYLSAITLSILREDGRERLMAALKRARLLGTRFAFDTNFRARGWPDLALARKVFSSAFETADIVLASTEDLAPLYPGESNTALLAGISSPEVVLKLAEPACIVRSAGGTREVRAEPLPKPVVDTTAAGDSFAAAYLAARLGGAEPGEAARAGHRLAGVVVCYPGAIIPRYAMPPKKAPRPPPSRKASQ
- the eda gene encoding bifunctional 4-hydroxy-2-oxoglutarate aldolase/2-dehydro-3-deoxy-phosphogluconate aldolase; protein product: MTTTSKQDRIAELIRQATVIPVLTIERLADAVPLAKALVAGGVRTLEVTLRTAVAVDAAKAIIAEVPDAVVGIGTILNADDLARAEALGAKFGISPGATPELLKAVAASGLPFAPGIATASELMQALAHGFDVVKFFPAEQAGGIKALRALAGPFPNVRVCPTGGIGEANAAIWLAEPNVLAVGGSWLCPAADIRASNWAGITAMCAKAMKTLKAG
- a CDS encoding acetyl-CoA acetyltransferase encodes the protein MTAASIVGWAHTPFGKFDAETVEGLVVKVANEALADAGIAASDVDEIMLGHFNAGFSPQDFTASLVLQANPALRFKPTTRVENACATGSAAVHQGIRAIEAGAAKIVLVVGVEQMTKTPGPEIGKNLLKASYLPEDGDTVGGFAGVFGKIAQAYFQKYGDQSDALAMIAAKNHKNGVANPYAQMRKDFGFEFCRAESDKNPFVAGPLKRTDCSLVSDGAAALVLTDAETAKTMGKAVNIRATAHAQDFLPMSKRDILQFEGCTVAWQRALQKAGLQLSDLSFVETHDCFTVAELIEYEAMGLTPKGQGARAIMEGWTQKDGKLPVNPSGGLKAKGHPIGATGVSMHVMSAMQLAGQAPEGMQLKNPQIGGIFNMGGAAVANYVSILEPAK
- a CDS encoding AMP-binding protein encodes the protein MNIAEWLAATARARPDAPALLTGFDLDADYATFARRAASIGATLARDHGIAAGDRIALFAGNCTQYLECLYGIWWIGAAAIPINAKLHGREAAWICGNGGAKLAFVSDDTIGALLEAKDDCPAGMTMLSVDSDAYKAMRSGEGPAAPLPRESNDLAWLFYTSGTTGRPKGVMLSHGNLVAMSLCYLADVDAATPNDASLYAAPISHGAGLYNFPHVRMGGRHVVPESGGFDPDEVLNLGRQLDNVVVFAAPTMVRRLVDAAKKRGENGEGLRTIIYGGGPMYTADITDAIATMGQRFVQIYGQGESPMTITALSRDWHRASNHPRYLERLASVGTAQSVVTVRITDKDGKLLPAGETGEIEVKGATVMLGYWNNPKANAETLKGGWLRTGDVGRLDADGFLTLSDRSKDVIISGGTNIYPREVEEALLTHPDVREVSAIGVPDPEWGEIVVACIVLKDGAAADDGRLDAHCLASIARFKRPKRYVYLDALPKNNYGKVLKTALREMMAKGSVKG